One Brassica napus cultivar Da-Ae chromosome C2, Da-Ae, whole genome shotgun sequence DNA window includes the following coding sequences:
- the LOC106394824 gene encoding uncharacterized protein LOC106394824: protein MFPSLALATAPMPLTIISATRRSQVTQLNAKKTKPEKKRATMATSTSGFYGRTANEQTWQCIESCGACCKLAKGFAFATPDEIFDDPDDVELFRSMIGDDGWCINYDKVTHRPYFCRVEPEVFKTFYGIEEKKFNKEACSCCIDTIKTIPLRRYMAQIPKN from the exons ATGTTTCCTTCGCTTGCTTTAGCGACTGCACCAATGCCCTTGACGATTATCTCTGCCACAAGACGGTCCCAAGTCACGCAACTTAACGCAAAGAAAACCAAACCGGAAAAGAAGCGGGCAACGATGGCGACGTCGACGAGCGGTTTCTACGGAAGAACTGCGAACGAGCAGACGTGGCAATGCATAGAAAGCTGTGGAGCTTGCTGTAAGCTCGCAAAGGGCTTCGCTTTCGCCACACCTGACGAAATCTTTGACGATCCCGATGACGTTGAG CTGTTTCGAAGCATGATTGGTGATGATGGCTGGTGTATAAACTACGACAAAGTTACAC ATCGACCATATTTCTGCCGAGTTGAGCCAGAGGTTTTCAAGACTTTCTACGGGATCGAAGAAAAGAAATTCAACAAGGAAGCTTGCAG CTGCTGCATTGATACCATTAAGACGATACCATTAAGACGATACATGGCTCAGATTCCAAAGAACTAG
- the LOC106366452 gene encoding uncharacterized protein LOC106366452, producing MTTSSTHKKYPERLYEEGKCPLQYRSMNHNCHLAGLQMVEESVGLDAWESIKASSVGVIIRLKEMDYTWSAQVVHHLLANQLVVDNLHELWSAIEGQPIRFSLYEFGEITGLNCDPFDINDKVEVDHKAFWEEMGVSPSHGPMLSELRELFPRIRNWSFEKRRMIGWLCVLSIGILGISPGSRIPLEEAKRVLDAEAFERYPWGRVGFSSLVNSVKLVSYEGKKKYTLRGCVHALLIWVYESIPGIGHEYGNHIEGNQVPLLSWSASRPRIQWDLFYKKEKKAHQKVRVRHLIVKAESDIYPQWDDDKVDDDLHNLILDILHDQLDDKYWSLKATNEPVAIKKQRNLVTEEDHCMKKKNSAKRKITDCGSSLNSGGDDGFRHDLMEAVKTLTATVQNVDTVVAEKVLTTLDTKIEAKVNARVAQAEQVLGSQILALQEQVAKITEQMQETAPKNDGHIVNQEDEVNSNDPSWMVQDKTPFDVDAAVQCVVRKKAKKSEVKLTSPILLDTVGGKVTRKNQVKEPAGGLINVKKEKNAVPQLRDSAETWSDLEDKQKYDILGTTLDQLAASLLEGPLHKRKPQLTKTQVYPYVGNSTVKRIITGDSESIADCDPLTKVEEAKFQKLMDYLRSIAGDNDVDTHFYMKLITPRKLWKTDECGWLTDSHMASAMLMFHKRSMRNPSPYSSRIAFLDHWFVNTWVRDYKKYDPKTWKFSDTYKKVFNGNYPEEFSNNRKWLKDVDRLFLCHLINGNHWVALEVDLDKKIIHVYDSIQTVVPSITDLLEECRPFTKMIPLLLNEMVPERKKSSQQFRISRPKSVPKNEAPGDCGVYALKYIECKAVGCGFEGLSDQCIPAMRIKLAAEIYDEVSGL from the exons ATGACTACATCAAGCACCCacaaaaaatatccagaaagaCTTTATGAAGAGGGAAAATGTCCACTGCAATATCGATCAATGAATCATAACTGTCACTTGGCTGGTTTGCAGATGGTGGAGGAATCTGTTGGTTTGGATGCGTGGGAATCCATTAAGGCATCTTCTGTTGGAGTTATTATAAGGTTGAAAGAGATGGATTATACATGGTCAGCCCAAGTCGTTCACCATTTGCTGGCAAACCAACTGGTCGTGGATAATCTTCATGAGCTATGGTCTGCAATAGAAGGACAGCCAATCAGGTTTTCGCTATATGAGTTTGGTGAAATAACAGGTTTGAATTGCGACCCTTTCGACATTAATGATAAGGTGGAGGTTGATCATAAGGCGTTTTGGGAAGAGATGGGTGTGTCTCCTTCACATGGTCCAATGTTATCTGAGTTGCGCGAATTGTTTCCTCGCATTAGGAATTGGTCATTTGAGAAGAGAAGAATGATTGGCTGGCTTTGTGTCTTATCGATTGGCATATTAGGCATCTCTCCTGGTAGCAGAATTCCTTTAGAAGAAGCGAAGAGAGTCCTAGACGCAGAAGCTTTTGAAAGATATCCTTGGGGGCGTGTCGGATTTTCCAGCCTCGTTAATTCAGTTAAGCTTGTTTCATATGaaggaaagaagaaatataCACTTCGTGGATGTGTTCATGCTCTTCTCATCTGGGTGTATGAATCAATACCTGGCATTGGGCATGAATATGGGAACCATATTGAGGGTAACCAAGTTCCTCTTCTCTCTTGGTCTGCATCCCGTCCCCGTATACAGTgggatttgttttataaaaaagagaaaaaagctCACCAGAAG GTGCGTGTCAGACATCTCATTGTTAAGGCAGAATCGGACATATATCCTCAATGGGATGATGACAAGGTTGATGATGATCTTCATAACTTGATTTTAGACATTCTACATGACCAGCTTGATGATAAGTACTGGAGCTTGAAGGCAACTAATGAACCAGTAGCAATCAAAAAGCAAAGGAATTTAGTGACTGAAGAAGATCATtgcatgaagaaaaaaaattcagcgAAGAGGAAAATCACA GACTGTGGATCCAGCCTTAACTCAGGTGGAGATGATGGATTCAGGCATGATCTAATGGAAGCAGTGAAGACATTGACTGCAACGGTTCAAAATGTGGACACAGTTGTTGCTGAGAAGGTGTTGACTACATTAGACACAAAGATTGAAGCAAAAGTAAATGCAAGAGTTGCTCAAGCCGAGCAGGTACTTGGCAGTCAAATCTTAGCATTACAAGAACAAGTTGCTAAAATTACAGAGCAGATGCAAGAAACTGCCCCCAAAAATGATGGACACATTGTAAACCAAGAAGATGAAGTCAACAGCAATGATCCG TCATGGATGGTCCAAGACAAGACACCATTTGATGTAGATGCGGCAGTGCAGTGTGTGGTTAGAAAGAAAGCCAAGAAATCCGAGGTCAAGCTAACGTCTCCTATTCTACTTGACACTGTTGGAGGGAAGGTTACTAGAAAAAATCAAGTAAAAGAACCTGCTGGAGGTTTGATAAACGTTAAGAAGGAGAAGAATGCAGTTCCACAACTTAGAGATTCTGCTGAAACATGGTCTGATTTAGAAGATAAGCAAAAATATGACATCCTAGGTACCACGTTAGACCAGTTAGCGGCATCACTTTTAGAAGGACCTTTGCATAAACGCAAGCCACAACTGACTAAGACTCAAGTGTATCCATATGTTGGTAACTCAACTGTGAAGAGGATCATAACAGGCGATTCTGAGAGTATAGCCGACTGTGATCCCTTAACTAAAGTTGAGGAGGCAAAATTTCAGAAGCTAATGGATTATCTACGAAGTATTGC TGGTGATAACGATGTAGACACTCACTTCTACATGAAGCTAATAACGCCAAGAAAACTCTGGAAAACAGATGAGTGTGGGTGGCTAACAGATTCT CATATGGCATCTGCAATGCTTATGTTTCATAAAAGATCTATGAGGAACCCTTCACCATACTCATCAAGGATAGCTTTTCTTGACCACTGGTTTGTCAATACGTGGGTCAGAGACTACAAGAAATACGATCCTAAGACATGGAAGTTCTCAGATACGTACAAGAAGGTCTTCAATGGCAATTATCCTGAAGAGTTTTCCAACAACAGAAAGTGGCTGAAGGATGTTGATCGGTTGTTTCTTTGCCACTTGATCAATGGTAACCACTGGGTCGCTTTAGAAGTGGATCTTGACAAGAAAATAATTCATGTCTACGACAGCATACAGACAGTTGTCCCGAGCATCACAGATCTTCTAGAAGAGTGTCGTCCTTTCACGAAGATGATTCCGTTATTGCTGAATGAAATGGttccagaaagaaagaagagttCACAACAGTTCAGGATTTCAAGACCTAAAAGTGTGCCTAAGAATGAAGCCCCTGGGGATTGTGGTGTTTACGCTCTGAAGTATATAGAGTGTAAGGCAGTTGGCTGTGGTTTTGAAGGACTTTCTGACCAGTGCATTCCGGCAATGCGTATTAAGTTAGCTGCTGAGATCTATGATGAGGTCTCGGGTCTGTAG
- the LOC106363866 gene encoding uncharacterized protein LOC106363866, with protein MDVIVVCGQWLFENDKWMFHVDSRRGSKVIPVNDDTNLEDMINMVYEDYDLDRGHVNLELSYMLSRKSLMKLTHDTPPVKIGNFRQFQGFIRLRKSDQVRLCVEVSLRSNKKTKKTQTLMENQSDYNHDEDTDTDGERFDYCDDSDGATSDDEDFIGYGLTPKLDIEMKKEYKPKIGSATKSKKAKVVTHVRQQLDSIDIVVGQSFDSKSSLTTRLKILTIVQKFDYDVEYSTPTLLIVKCWIEGCSWKLRASPTSDSPRFTVRIYVSEHTCSVTERSARCRQATPESGYHELPVYLHMIREANPGTFTRLVVDSSDRFKYLFIAFGASIKGFPFMRKVVVVDGTFLQGKYKGTLLIASSQDGNFQIFPIAFAIVDTENDESWKWFFKQLSCVIPDDERLAIISDRHKSIGNAISEVYPSASRGVCTYHLYKNVLLKFRGRELFGLVKKAANSFRLSDFETIFDEIKAMHPALHRYLQKADVRKWARAHFPGDRYNLTTTNIAESINKVLSEARNLPVVRLLEAIRLMMTRWFSARKNDAYLMKTILTRGVEKLLEVHLSSYNT; from the coding sequence ATGGATGTTATAGTTGTTTGTGGCCAGTGGTTATTCGAGAATGATAAATGGATGTTTCACGTTGATAGCAGAAGAGGAAGCAAAGTAATTCCAGTGAATGACGACACAAACTTGGAAGATATGATTAACATGGTTTATGAGGACTACGACTTAGACAGAGGCCATGTTAATCTCGAATTGAGTTACATGCTTAGCAGGAAAAGCTTGATGAAGCTAACTCATGACACACCTCCAGTTAAAATTGGGAATTTTCGACAATTTCAAGGTTTCATCCGTCTCCGAAAGTCTGACCAAGTCCGTCTATGTGTGGAAGTCTCTCTAAGAAGCAACAAGAAAACGAAAAAGACACAGACACTGATGGAAAACCAATCTGATTATAATCATGATGAAGACACAGACACTGACGGAGAACGATTTGACTATTGCGATGATTCAGATGGTGCTACATCAGATGACGAGGACTTTATAGGGTACGGATTAACTCCAAAATTAGATATAGAGATGAAGAAGGAGTATAAGCCAAAGATTGGGTCAGCAACAAAATCGAAAAAGGCTAAGGTAGTCACTCATGTTAGGCAACAACTGGATTCTATAGATATAGTTGTTGGCCAAAGTTTTGACTCCAAGTCTTCATTAACAACACGACTTAAGATCTTGACGATAGTGCAAAAATTTGATTATGATGTTGAGTACTCAACGCCGACTCTTCTAATCGTAAAGTGTTGGATTGAAGGCTGTAGTTGGAAGTTAAGAGCATCACCAACAAGTGATAGTCCTCGCTTTACCGTACGCATCTATGTTTCTGAACATACTTGTTCAGTTACAGAACGATCAGCTCGTTGCAGACAAGCAACACCTGAGAGTGGCTACCATGAGTTACCTGTGTATCTGCACATGATTAGAGAAGCCAATCCTGGGACATTCACTCGCCTTGTAGTAGATTCTAGTGACAGATTTAAGTACCTTTTCATTGCATTTGGTGCTAGCATCAAGGGCTTTCCATTCATGAGGAAGGTTGTTGTGGTCGATGGCACATTCTTGCAAGGCAAGTACAAAGGAACTCTACTAATTGCGTCATCACAAGATGGCAACTTCCAGATATTTCCAATTGCATTTGCGATAGTCGATACTGAAAACGATGAATCATGGAAATGGTTTTTCAAGCAACTCAGCTGTGTGATACCAGATGACGAAAGACTTGCTATTATTTCTGATAGACACAAATCAATTGGCAATGCAATATCCGAGGTCTATCCATCTGCTAGCCGTGGAGTTTGTACTTACCACTTGTATAAGAATGTCTTGTTAAAGTTTAGAGGTCGCGAgttgtttggtttggttaaaaAGGCAGCTAATTCATTCAGGCTTTCAGATTTTGAGACCATATTTGatgagatcaaagcaatgcACCCGGCTCTGCATCGCTATTTGCAGAAAGCAGATGTAAGGAAGTGGGCACGAGCTCATTTCCCTGGTGATAGGTACAACTTGACTACAACCAACATAGCTGAATCTATAAACAAAGTGCTTTCAGAAGCAAGAAACTTGCCGGTTGTAAGACTTTTAGAAGCAATAAGGCTAATGATGACACGATGGTTTTCGGCACGGAAGAATGATGCATATTTGATGAAAACAATTCTAACTCGTGGAGTTGAGAAGCTTTTAGAGGTACACTTGAGTTCCTATAACACATGA